From Candidatus Methylomirabilota bacterium, one genomic window encodes:
- a CDS encoding lipocalin-like domain-containing protein, with product MSDPFDERDAFSPAASRWMRWAAARIAVLVLFLVIGVVALLMVTEGPRWNPAGPVRARLSVASALSAPPAEGFARAEEPRAFVFPHDHGPHPEFRTEWWYWTGNLATASGRHFGFQLTFFRTALAPKAPPRESAWATNQVYMAHFALTDTRSERFRAWARTSRGALDLAGATTEPLRVWVGDWEVRAEGPGPLPIRLRAGEEDVSLEVSLDSTKPPVLQGDQGLSRKGPEPGNASYYYSLTRMPVRGVLRVRGERLDVEGLAWMDREWSTSALGSDLAGWDWFALNLDDGRDLMFYQLRRKDGRAAPWSAGVLVDARGGTRPLAAGDVRVEPRGTWRSQRTGIGYPSGWRLTDLRGGLRLEIEPRLADQELDVGARYWEGAVQAHGLEGTRTVLGTGYVELVGYDDRLPATKR from the coding sequence ATGAGTGACCCATTCGACGAGCGTGACGCGTTCTCGCCGGCCGCCTCGAGATGGATGCGCTGGGCGGCCGCGCGCATCGCGGTGCTGGTCCTCTTCCTCGTGATCGGCGTGGTCGCGCTGCTGATGGTCACGGAGGGGCCGCGGTGGAATCCGGCGGGCCCGGTGCGCGCGCGGCTGTCCGTCGCGTCCGCGCTGTCCGCGCCGCCCGCCGAGGGCTTCGCGCGCGCGGAGGAGCCGCGCGCCTTCGTGTTCCCGCACGACCACGGGCCGCATCCCGAGTTCCGCACGGAGTGGTGGTACTGGACGGGCAACCTCGCCACCGCGTCGGGGCGGCATTTCGGCTTTCAGCTCACGTTCTTTCGCACCGCGCTGGCGCCCAAGGCGCCGCCGCGCGAGTCGGCGTGGGCGACCAACCAGGTCTACATGGCGCACTTCGCCCTCACCGACACGCGCAGCGAGCGCTTCCGAGCGTGGGCGCGCACCAGCCGCGGCGCCCTGGACCTCGCGGGCGCGACCACGGAGCCCCTCCGGGTCTGGGTGGGCGACTGGGAGGTGCGCGCGGAGGGGCCCGGGCCCCTGCCCATCCGCCTGCGCGCGGGCGAGGAGGACGTGAGCCTCGAGGTCTCGCTCGACAGCACCAAGCCGCCGGTGCTCCAGGGTGACCAGGGGCTCTCCCGCAAGGGCCCCGAGCCCGGCAACGCGTCCTACTACTACTCGCTCACCCGCATGCCCGTCCGCGGCGTCCTCCGGGTGCGCGGCGAGCGCCTCGACGTCGAGGGCCTCGCGTGGATGGACCGCGAGTGGAGCACGAGCGCGCTCGGCTCCGACCTCGCGGGCTGGGACTGGTTCGCCCTGAACCTCGACGACGGGCGCGATCTCATGTTCTATCAGCTCCGCCGAAAGGACGGCCGCGCGGCCCCGTGGAGCGCCGGCGTGCTCGTGGATGCCCGGGGGGGCACGCGCCCGCTCGCCGCGGGCGATGTGCGGGTGGAGCCGCGCGGCACGTGGCGGAGCCAGCGCACCGGGATCGGCTATCCTTCGGGCTGGCGACTCACCGATCTCCGCGGCGGGCTCAGGCTGGAGATCGAGCCGCGACTCGCCGATCAGGAGCTGGACGTGGGGGCACGATACTGGGAGGGCGCGGTGCAGGCGCACGGGCTCGAGGGCACACGGACTGTGCTCGGCACTGGCTATGTCGAGCTGGTCGGCTACGACGACCGGCTGCCCGCGACGAAGCGATGA
- a CDS encoding PH domain-containing protein, whose translation MGYVERHLLRGERVLYKTRLHWILFLRPALLVLLGVALGIALYRSVPEPRWLWLIGPAIVLVGLGFGLIHWVELMTSEFAVTSTRVIFKVGLVARYTTELLLAKVESIGVEQGLAGRLVNYGDITVIGTGGTHEVFRRVRDPVGFRNHVQQASIDHGAPDGTPGAARGPERRA comes from the coding sequence ATGGGCTACGTCGAGCGCCACCTCCTGCGGGGCGAGCGCGTCCTCTACAAGACGCGGCTGCACTGGATCCTCTTCCTCCGCCCGGCGCTTCTCGTGCTCCTCGGAGTGGCGCTGGGGATCGCCCTCTACAGATCGGTCCCGGAGCCGCGGTGGCTCTGGCTGATCGGGCCCGCCATCGTCCTCGTGGGCCTCGGGTTCGGGCTCATTCACTGGGTGGAGCTGATGACGAGCGAGTTCGCGGTGACCTCGACCCGCGTCATCTTCAAGGTCGGGCTCGTCGCCCGCTACACCACTGAGCTGCTGCTCGCCAAGGTGGAGTCGATCGGCGTGGAGCAGGGGCTGGCCGGGCGGCTCGTCAACTACGGGGACATCACCGTCATCGGCACCGGCGGCACGCACGAGGTGTTTCGGCGCGTGCGCGATCCGGTCGGCTTCAGGAACCACGTCCAGCAGGCGTCCATCGACCACGGTGCCCCCGACGGCACCCCAGGGGCCGCGCGCGGCCCGGAACGGAGAGCGTGA
- a CDS encoding adenylate/guanylate cyclase domain-containing protein has product MGPPARFANPRGYTPRHLADKILTSRSALEGERKTVTVLFCDLVDSTELSARIGPDAMHQLVERFFELVLREVHRYEGTVNQFLGDGFMALFGAPIAYEDHARRGVLAALGIRHALADPAANAERFGVRDLPIRIGLNTGLVVVASIGDNLRMDYTAVGDTTNLAARMQQIAAPGEILMTESTHHPVERHVACDHVGPRTVKGRSQPVRVYRALHARTFPEGLSRRPTTAPMVGRDRELGSLLQKLDALDAGTGGIVGVLGEAGVGKSRLVAEARRHAMEGRALWLEGHSLSFTQGISYWPFLQVIRGWLGVGEDAAEADVWRRLTEAVDDLFGAERDDVLPYLATLLGVLVPETASERVRFLDAEALGRQIVLSVHRLFERLASERPLVLVLDDIQWLDGSSAELLEHLLPLTAQVPLLVCWKARVDPEGLAERLAVTARGRFVGAYTEIRLTSLAPRDARELIAHLMGHGELAPHLTDDILRKADGNPFFVEEVIHAMIDLGALTRDEALGGWRATDRAEPISIPDTIQGLVMARVDRLDESVKQLLKTASVIGRSFLYRLVQAVAEARDAVDRHLRELVRVELIREAASLPELTYIFKHALVQEAAYESMLFEQRRRLHGAVAVCVERLFPDRLDEFSGVLAYHYTRAEQWEKAHEFLVRAGDQAAAVAADAEALEHYTGAFRAYERRFGDRWEPRQRAGLERKIGQALFRRGEHARAAEYLGWALVNLGERPLPASPQAVGWAITRSVATQVLHRLLPEVWWRAPASTDDSTARECIRIYEMLGWMDYFRADKRVALDTLLLLNLAERHGLPLDAALGAAGIGIMCDFAGVSRIGGNYHRRAQRIAAQHGHPIAVAYAHFGRGVHGWVSGRWDEGIRYYRAAAEMYRSAGELRGWGLATVSAGWLLFLRGELEESRELTEQVIQVGEASGDRQTLALGLADGGLLALHHDASPESATPLLERAIELFETVPDLSSVTWARAALVECLLHMGDLDRALRVAEENATVIAKHTLSGPYITVPLNSLAAARLAAVDRDGKSAGDAVLKAARAACRQALAEGRRFADGLPGACRHWGTYHWLRGRPQRARRWWRRALDAAHRLGARYEVGLIHLERGRRTGASEDVEHAERLFAEIGDRLDQARARDALARPIT; this is encoded by the coding sequence GACGCGATGCACCAACTGGTGGAACGCTTCTTCGAGCTCGTGCTCCGGGAAGTGCACCGTTACGAGGGCACCGTCAACCAGTTCCTCGGCGACGGCTTCATGGCCCTCTTCGGCGCTCCCATCGCTTACGAGGACCATGCCCGCCGCGGCGTGCTCGCCGCCCTCGGCATCCGCCATGCTCTCGCCGACCCCGCGGCGAATGCCGAGCGGTTCGGGGTGCGCGACCTGCCCATTCGCATTGGACTCAACACCGGCCTGGTGGTGGTGGCCTCCATCGGGGATAACCTACGGATGGACTACACGGCCGTGGGGGACACCACGAACCTGGCCGCACGCATGCAGCAGATCGCCGCGCCGGGAGAAATCCTCATGACGGAGTCCACACACCACCCGGTGGAGCGGCACGTGGCGTGCGATCACGTCGGCCCCCGGACGGTCAAGGGGCGCTCGCAGCCCGTTCGAGTTTACCGGGCGCTGCACGCGCGGACGTTTCCGGAAGGCCTTTCGCGGCGGCCAACCACTGCGCCGATGGTCGGTCGGGATCGCGAGCTCGGCTCACTGCTTCAGAAGCTGGACGCGCTGGACGCGGGGACGGGCGGCATCGTGGGGGTGCTGGGGGAGGCCGGTGTCGGCAAGTCACGGCTGGTGGCCGAGGCGCGCCGGCACGCGATGGAAGGACGAGCCCTGTGGCTGGAGGGACATTCGCTGTCCTTCACCCAGGGCATCAGCTACTGGCCGTTTCTCCAGGTGATCCGAGGCTGGCTTGGCGTCGGTGAGGACGCGGCGGAGGCCGACGTGTGGCGGAGGCTGACCGAGGCGGTCGACGACCTGTTCGGCGCGGAACGCGATGACGTCCTGCCGTACCTTGCCACCTTGCTCGGCGTCCTCGTCCCAGAGACGGCGTCCGAGCGTGTGCGCTTTCTAGACGCCGAGGCGCTAGGCCGCCAGATCGTCTTGAGCGTGCATAGGCTCTTCGAGCGCCTGGCGAGCGAGCGACCACTGGTGCTCGTCCTGGATGATATTCAGTGGCTCGACGGCTCGTCGGCCGAGCTTCTCGAGCACCTGCTGCCCTTGACGGCCCAGGTGCCGTTGCTGGTCTGCTGGAAGGCACGCGTCGATCCAGAAGGCCTCGCGGAGCGGCTGGCCGTGACGGCCCGTGGGCGGTTCGTCGGAGCCTACACCGAGATCCGCCTGACGTCTCTCGCGCCGCGCGACGCGCGGGAGCTGATCGCGCACCTGATGGGGCACGGCGAGCTCGCACCGCATCTGACCGACGACATACTCCGAAAGGCCGACGGCAACCCGTTCTTCGTGGAGGAAGTGATCCACGCGATGATCGACCTCGGGGCCCTGACGCGCGATGAGGCCCTCGGCGGCTGGCGCGCCACCGACCGTGCCGAGCCTATCAGCATCCCCGACACCATCCAAGGGCTCGTCATGGCGAGAGTGGACCGTCTCGATGAGAGCGTAAAGCAGCTCCTGAAGACGGCCTCCGTGATCGGCCGCAGCTTCCTCTACCGTCTCGTGCAGGCCGTGGCGGAGGCACGTGACGCGGTGGACCGACATCTAAGGGAACTGGTGCGGGTGGAGCTGATCCGCGAGGCGGCGAGCTTGCCGGAGCTGACCTACATCTTCAAGCACGCACTCGTCCAGGAGGCCGCCTACGAGAGCATGCTTTTCGAGCAGCGCCGCCGTCTGCACGGGGCCGTGGCGGTCTGCGTCGAGCGGCTCTTCCCCGATCGGCTCGATGAATTTTCGGGCGTCCTCGCCTACCATTACACGCGCGCCGAGCAGTGGGAGAAGGCGCACGAGTTCCTGGTGCGCGCGGGGGACCAGGCGGCGGCAGTCGCCGCTGACGCCGAGGCGCTCGAGCACTACACCGGCGCGTTCCGTGCGTATGAGCGCCGCTTCGGAGATCGATGGGAGCCGCGCCAGCGGGCGGGCTTGGAGCGCAAGATTGGTCAGGCACTTTTCCGGCGCGGGGAGCACGCACGGGCCGCCGAGTACCTGGGATGGGCCCTCGTCAACCTCGGCGAACGCCCCCTCCCCGCGTCACCCCAGGCGGTCGGCTGGGCAATCACCCGGAGCGTCGCCACCCAGGTCCTGCACCGCTTGCTCCCAGAAGTGTGGTGGCGCGCTCCGGCCAGCACGGATGACTCGACAGCGCGTGAGTGCATCCGCATCTACGAGATGCTGGGCTGGATGGACTACTTCCGTGCCGACAAGCGCGTGGCGCTCGATACGCTCCTCTTGCTGAACCTCGCCGAGCGGCATGGGCTGCCGCTCGACGCCGCCCTCGGTGCCGCCGGCATCGGCATCATGTGCGACTTCGCCGGAGTGTCGCGCATCGGGGGCAACTACCACCGTCGAGCTCAACGGATCGCCGCACAGCACGGGCACCCGATCGCCGTGGCCTATGCCCACTTCGGCCGGGGCGTGCACGGCTGGGTCTCCGGACGCTGGGACGAGGGAATCCGCTACTACCGAGCCGCCGCCGAGATGTACCGGAGCGCCGGCGAACTCCGCGGCTGGGGGTTGGCGACCGTCTCGGCCGGCTGGCTCCTCTTCCTGCGCGGTGAACTCGAGGAGAGCCGCGAGCTCACGGAGCAGGTGATCCAGGTCGGTGAGGCGTCGGGCGATCGTCAGACCCTCGCTCTCGGGCTTGCGGATGGCGGCCTCCTGGCGCTCCATCATGACGCAAGCCCCGAGTCGGCCACGCCGCTGCTGGAGCGGGCGATCGAGCTCTTCGAAACGGTACCCGACCTTTCCTCGGTGACGTGGGCGCGCGCCGCGCTGGTCGAGTGTCTCCTGCACATGGGGGATCTCGATCGGGCCCTGCGGGTGGCCGAGGAGAACGCAACCGTGATCGCCAAGCACACGTTGAGCGGGCCCTATATCACGGTTCCACTGAACAGCCTGGCCGCGGCGAGGCTGGCGGCCGTCGACCGCGACGGGAAGAGCGCGGGAGATGCGGTGCTCAAGGCCGCCCGGGCGGCATGTAGACAGGCCCTCGCAGAAGGAAGACGCTTTGCCGACGGGCTGCCCGGAGCGTGCCGGCACTGGGGAACCTACCACTGGTTACGGGGCCGGCCACAACGGGCGAGGCGATGGTGGCGACGAGCCCTGGACGCGGCTCACCGGCTGGGGGCGCGCTACGAGGTAGGCCTCATCCACCTGGAGCGGGGCCGCCGTACTGGTGCCTCGGAGGACGTCGAGCACGCCGAGCGTCTCTTCGCCGAGATCGGGGACCGCCTCGACCAGGCACGAGCCCGGGATGCGCTCGCGCGGCCGATCACGTGA
- a CDS encoding putative quinol monooxygenase — protein sequence MLGVVATIKVKAGMEKEFEAVAKELVAKVNANEPGCKLYALHRNEAAGTYVFMERYTDQAAVEAHRGTDYFKALGRKMGEYMDGRADVVRLTEI from the coding sequence ATGCTCGGCGTCGTCGCGACGATCAAGGTGAAGGCCGGGATGGAGAAGGAGTTCGAGGCGGTGGCGAAGGAGCTGGTGGCCAAGGTCAACGCGAACGAGCCGGGCTGCAAGCTCTACGCGCTGCACCGGAACGAGGCGGCGGGGACCTACGTATTCATGGAGCGCTACACCGACCAGGCGGCGGTGGAGGCCCACCGGGGCACCGACTACTTCAAGGCGCTCGGCCGGAAGATGGGCGAGTACATGGACGGTCGCGCCGACGTGGTGCGGCTCACGGAGATTTAG
- a CDS encoding SDR family NAD(P)-dependent oxidoreductase — translation MSHRGFDLTGKVALVTGGNSGIGLGMAEALAQAGASVCVWGTNQEKNAAATARLDKHGGRTLALRCDVADEAAVDEAFAETVKALGRVDACFVNAGVSGRGGGGGGFANMTTAEWRRVMGVNLDGAFFTLRAAARHMVERGGGGSLAVTSSLSAIMGAPRSQHYAATKGAVISLMRALAVELARHKIRVNAIVPGWIDTPMTEQALHGEAFTQKVLPRVPLRRWGVGDDFGGIAVYLASDLSAYHTGDTLVIDGGYVLF, via the coding sequence ATGAGCCATCGCGGCTTCGATCTCACCGGCAAGGTGGCGCTCGTCACCGGCGGCAACAGCGGCATCGGCCTCGGCATGGCCGAGGCTCTTGCCCAGGCGGGCGCGAGCGTGTGCGTATGGGGCACCAACCAGGAAAAGAACGCGGCGGCGACGGCGCGCCTCGACAAGCACGGTGGCCGGACCCTCGCGCTCCGCTGCGACGTGGCGGACGAGGCCGCCGTGGACGAGGCGTTCGCGGAGACGGTGAAGGCGCTCGGCCGTGTCGACGCGTGCTTCGTCAACGCCGGGGTGAGCGGGCGGGGCGGCGGCGGGGGCGGCTTCGCCAACATGACCACCGCGGAGTGGCGCCGGGTCATGGGCGTGAACCTCGACGGCGCGTTCTTCACCCTGCGGGCGGCGGCGCGGCACATGGTCGAGCGGGGCGGGGGCGGCTCGCTCGCCGTCACTTCCAGCCTCTCCGCGATCATGGGGGCGCCGCGCAGCCAGCACTACGCGGCCACCAAGGGCGCGGTGATCTCGCTGATGCGCGCGCTCGCCGTCGAGCTGGCCCGCCACAAGATCCGGGTCAACGCGATCGTACCGGGGTGGATCGACACCCCGATGACCGAGCAGGCGCTGCACGGAGAGGCCTTCACCCAGAAGGTACTGCCCCGGGTGCCTTTGCGGCGGTGGGGCGTCGGCGACGATTTCGGCGGCATCGCGGTGTACCTTGCCAGCGACCTGTCCGCGTATCACACCGGGGACACATTGGTGATCGACGGCGGCTACGTGCTCTTCTGA